One genomic region from Streptomyces sp. Li-HN-5-11 encodes:
- a CDS encoding serine hydrolase domain-containing protein: MDVHGTVAGGFEPVREAFAANFALLGERGAAVAVYRDGHQVVDLWAGSKDVDGTPAASAPWEHGTAQIVRSATKGVAAAVLLLLHQRGELDLDAPVGTYWPEYKTAGKEQTLVRHLLAHRAGVPVLDRPLTPQQAADPVLGAAAVAAQAPVWEPGTDHGYHAQTYSWLTGELVRRITGRTIGEWIAEEIAGPVGADLWVGLPESESGRVGRVGRVEPVAAPGGLRLRPKRSVADAYADPESLTRRAFAAITPLPDENDPAYRAAVLPASNGIATADGLARCYAALIGDVDGGRRLFTPATMRLARSEQSAGPDRVLVVGTRFGLGYMLHGSASPLLGAGSFGHPGRGGALGFADPESGIAFGYVTNGFRTSVTADPRAQSLVRAVRASLT, from the coding sequence GTGGACGTGCACGGCACAGTGGCCGGGGGCTTCGAGCCGGTCAGGGAGGCGTTCGCGGCGAACTTCGCGCTGCTCGGCGAGCGGGGCGCGGCCGTGGCGGTCTACCGGGACGGGCACCAGGTCGTCGACCTGTGGGCCGGGTCGAAGGACGTCGACGGCACGCCGGCAGCCTCGGCGCCCTGGGAGCACGGCACCGCCCAGATCGTGCGCTCGGCGACCAAGGGCGTCGCCGCCGCCGTACTCCTGCTGCTGCACCAGCGCGGGGAACTGGACCTGGACGCGCCGGTGGGGACGTACTGGCCGGAGTACAAGACGGCGGGCAAGGAGCAGACACTCGTCCGGCATCTGCTCGCCCACCGCGCGGGCGTGCCCGTCCTGGACCGGCCGCTCACCCCGCAACAGGCCGCCGATCCGGTGCTCGGCGCGGCGGCGGTCGCCGCCCAGGCGCCGGTGTGGGAGCCGGGCACGGACCACGGCTACCACGCGCAGACGTACAGCTGGCTCACCGGCGAACTGGTACGGCGGATCACGGGCCGGACGATCGGCGAGTGGATCGCGGAGGAGATCGCCGGGCCGGTGGGAGCCGACCTGTGGGTCGGGCTCCCCGAGAGCGAGTCCGGACGGGTCGGCCGGGTGGGCCGGGTCGAACCCGTAGCGGCCCCGGGCGGCCTCAGGCTCCGCCCCAAGCGCTCCGTCGCCGACGCCTACGCCGACCCCGAGTCGCTGACCCGGCGCGCCTTCGCCGCGATCACCCCGCTGCCGGACGAGAACGACCCCGCCTACCGCGCCGCCGTCCTGCCCGCGTCCAACGGCATCGCCACGGCCGACGGCCTGGCCCGCTGCTACGCCGCGCTCATCGGCGACGTGGACGGCGGGAGGCGCCTGTTCACCCCCGCGACGATGCGGCTGGCCCGCTCGGAGCAGTCGGCCGGTCCGGACCGCGTGCTGGTCGTCGGCACCCGGTTCGGACTCGGCTACATGCTGCACGGCAGCGCGTCCCCGCTGCTCGGCGCGGGCTCCTTCGGCCACCCCGGCCGGGGCGGCGCCCTGGGCTTCGCCGACCCGGAGTCGGGCATCGCCTTCGGCTACGTCACCAACGGCTTCCGCACCAGCGTGACGGCCGACCCCAGGGCCCAGTCCCTGGTACGGGCCGTACGGGCGTCCCTGACCTGA
- a CDS encoding DUF1876 domain-containing protein, whose protein sequence is MMKTAVGWHVELEFQEDDQHTRAAAMVRLPDGSEVRGHGRATRHHTDSNQPRVGEEIAGARALNELAMELLTKAHTEIDEASGRTSQPIHV, encoded by the coding sequence ATGATGAAGACCGCTGTGGGATGGCATGTCGAGCTGGAGTTCCAGGAGGACGACCAGCACACGCGGGCGGCGGCGATGGTGCGGCTGCCCGACGGCAGCGAAGTCCGGGGGCACGGGCGGGCCACCCGGCACCACACCGACTCCAACCAGCCCAGGGTCGGCGAGGAGATCGCCGGCGCACGGGCCCTCAACGAGCTCGCCATGGAGCTGCTGACCAAGGCGCACACCGAGATCGACGAGGCGTCGGGCCGCACCTCGCAGCCCATCCACGTCTGA
- a CDS encoding DMT family transporter, whose product MTPAVTAAVLLAAVTHACWNAIAHRITDKLVGFTLISGGGLLIGLAMTPFTAVPATGAWPYLLSSSVIHIVYYALLMRSFRLGDFGQAYPIARGTAPLVVTVLAAVFAHEVPDGWAAGGIALSCAGLTGVALWGLRGRRPNWVAVGAALATGVAIAAYTVVDGLGVRASGSSFGYIAWLMAVQGVVIPAYAFRHWRGETAAVLRPFAVVGLLGAALSVAAYALVLWAQTRAELAPISALRESSIIVGAAIGAVFFKEPFGAPRIAAAGLLVVGIGLMLHAG is encoded by the coding sequence GTGACCCCCGCGGTCACCGCCGCCGTTCTGCTCGCCGCGGTCACGCACGCCTGCTGGAACGCGATCGCGCACCGCATCACCGACAAGCTGGTCGGGTTCACGCTGATCTCCGGCGGCGGGCTGCTGATCGGGCTGGCGATGACGCCGTTCACGGCCGTCCCCGCGACGGGAGCGTGGCCGTACCTGCTCTCCTCGTCCGTGATTCACATCGTGTACTACGCGCTGCTCATGCGGTCCTTCCGGCTGGGGGACTTCGGGCAGGCGTACCCCATCGCGCGCGGCACCGCGCCCCTGGTCGTCACCGTGCTCGCCGCCGTCTTCGCGCACGAGGTGCCGGACGGGTGGGCGGCCGGTGGGATCGCGCTGTCGTGCGCGGGGCTGACGGGCGTCGCCCTGTGGGGGCTGCGCGGGCGCCGGCCCAACTGGGTCGCCGTCGGGGCGGCGCTCGCGACCGGGGTGGCCATCGCCGCGTACACCGTCGTCGACGGGCTCGGTGTGCGGGCCTCCGGGTCGTCCTTCGGGTACATCGCCTGGCTGATGGCGGTCCAGGGCGTCGTCATCCCCGCGTACGCGTTCCGGCACTGGCGCGGGGAGACGGCTGCCGTGCTGCGGCCGTTCGCCGTGGTGGGGCTGCTCGGCGCCGCGCTGTCGGTGGCTGCCTACGCGCTGGTGCTGTGGGCGCAGACCAGGGCGGAACTCGCGCCGATCTCCGCGTTGCGGGAGTCGTCGATCATCGTGGGAGCGGCCATCGGCGCCGTGTTCTTCAAGGAGCCTTTCGGGGCGCCGCGCATCGCGGCGGCGGGGCTGCTGGTGGTGGGCATCGGGCTGATGCTGCACGCGGGTTAG
- a CDS encoding YbaK/EbsC family protein, which yields MTTTAATDVEGFGAHPRFAAALRELGLDELVAEVRRFPDAARTAAEAAAAIGCELSQICKSLIFVAWGSPLLERSREPGGGVPVLVLMDGASRVDVERVREELGAEKVTRAEAAVVRETTGYAIGGVPPFGHRTRTRVLADRALLRHDTVWAAAGDPHAVFPIAPGALVDHAGATVADVRERTA from the coding sequence ATGACGACGACAGCCGCCACTGACGTTGAGGGCTTCGGAGCCCACCCCCGTTTCGCCGCCGCCCTGCGTGAGCTGGGGCTCGACGAGCTGGTCGCCGAGGTGCGACGGTTTCCCGACGCGGCCCGGACCGCCGCCGAGGCCGCCGCGGCGATCGGGTGCGAGCTGAGCCAGATCTGCAAGTCGCTGATCTTCGTCGCATGGGGGTCCCCCCTGCTCGAGCGAAGCCGAGAACCTGGGGGAGGCGTGCCGGTGCTGGTGCTCATGGACGGGGCCTCGCGCGTCGACGTCGAGCGCGTGCGCGAGGAACTCGGCGCGGAGAAGGTGACGCGGGCCGAGGCCGCCGTCGTACGGGAGACGACGGGGTACGCCATCGGAGGCGTGCCGCCCTTCGGGCACCGTACGAGGACGCGGGTGCTGGCCGACCGGGCGTTGCTGCGGCACGACACGGTGTGGGCCGCCGCGGGCGACCCGCACGCCGTGTTCCCCATCGCGCCCGGCGCCCTCGTCGACCACGCCGGCGCGACCGTGGCGGACGTGCGCGAGCGCACCGCGTGA
- a CDS encoding nitrilase-related carbon-nitrogen hydrolase produces the protein MTKPLEKSLGEQGRWMLLVLGTAAMLFAVGGRWDIAAAAWIFPVLLLRFARNSRGWSGALWLWAAHAVAAVFWVWESAIGLNAVVVAGAVALAALQTLPFLADRLLAGRLRPALAVLAFPAAVAAAEFLVTVVSPFGTAYGSLAVTQYGDLPLLQVVSVTGPWGIGFLIALFASSVNRIWERPSWPAWRGGLVCAAVLLTVVVAGGARLALAPSTATTVRIAGISPSRAVTDAQHAAFARVTDIAAAPAARVEPAMTAVENDLLAATRREAAAGARIVVWPENGISAQESHVSAAVDAARAEARSSRIYLEIGVRVFGTRSHGRDEALLIDPRGTVLWTYQKAHPIPGSERFTPGDGHVPVVDTPYGRLADVICYDADFPAMMRVRADIMLVPSHDWREYGRAHTEKAALRAIEDGYALVRQDEAGVSTVYDNEGQVLATTDYFTTDRQTMVAYVPTHGVTTLYGRIGDTFAWLCVAVVVLLGGLAVTRSRGVRGRR, from the coding sequence ATGACGAAGCCTCTTGAGAAGTCCCTTGGTGAGCAAGGGCGTTGGATGCTGCTCGTGCTCGGCACGGCCGCGATGCTCTTCGCGGTGGGCGGGCGGTGGGACATCGCCGCGGCGGCGTGGATCTTCCCCGTGCTGCTCCTGCGGTTCGCTCGCAACAGTCGGGGGTGGTCCGGCGCGCTGTGGCTGTGGGCGGCGCATGCCGTGGCCGCCGTTTTCTGGGTGTGGGAGTCGGCGATCGGGCTCAACGCCGTGGTCGTGGCGGGGGCGGTCGCGCTCGCCGCCCTGCAGACGTTGCCGTTCCTCGCCGACCGGCTGCTCGCCGGGCGGTTGCGGCCCGCTCTCGCCGTCCTGGCCTTCCCCGCCGCGGTCGCCGCGGCCGAGTTCCTGGTCACGGTGGTGTCCCCGTTCGGGACGGCGTACGGCTCGCTGGCCGTGACCCAGTACGGTGACCTGCCGTTGCTGCAGGTCGTGTCGGTGACCGGTCCTTGGGGCATCGGCTTCCTGATCGCTCTCTTCGCCAGTTCCGTCAACCGGATCTGGGAGCGGCCCTCGTGGCCCGCGTGGCGTGGGGGCCTGGTGTGCGCGGCCGTGCTGCTGACCGTCGTGGTCGCCGGTGGTGCCCGCCTCGCCCTGGCGCCCTCCACGGCCACCACCGTGCGGATCGCCGGGATCAGCCCGAGCCGTGCCGTGACCGACGCCCAGCACGCCGCGTTCGCGCGGGTCACCGACATCGCCGCCGCGCCCGCCGCGCGGGTGGAGCCCGCGATGACCGCGGTCGAGAACGACCTGCTGGCCGCGACCCGGCGCGAGGCCGCCGCCGGGGCGAGGATCGTGGTCTGGCCCGAGAACGGGATCAGCGCCCAGGAGTCCCACGTGTCCGCCGCCGTCGACGCCGCGCGGGCCGAGGCCCGCAGCTCCCGGATCTACCTGGAGATCGGCGTCCGCGTGTTCGGCACGCGCTCCCACGGCAGGGACGAGGCGCTGCTCATCGATCCGCGCGGAACGGTGCTGTGGACGTACCAGAAGGCCCACCCCATCCCCGGCTCGGAGAGGTTCACGCCCGGCGACGGCCACGTACCCGTCGTCGACACGCCGTACGGCCGTCTGGCCGACGTCATCTGCTACGACGCCGACTTCCCCGCGATGATGCGCGTCCGCGCCGACATCATGCTCGTGCCCTCGCACGACTGGCGGGAGTACGGCCGCGCGCACACCGAGAAGGCCGCCCTGAGGGCCATCGAGGACGGTTACGCCCTGGTCCGGCAGGACGAGGCCGGCGTCTCGACGGTCTACGACAACGAGGGCCAAGTCCTCGCCACCACCGACTACTTCACGACCGACCGCCAGACCATGGTGGCCTACGTGCCCACGCACGGCGTGACCACGCTCTACGGCCGCATCGGCGACACCTTCGCCTGGCTCTGCGTCGCAGTCGTCGTCCTGCTGGGCGGACTCGCCGTAACCCGGTCGCGTGGCGTCCGCGGCCGGCGCTAG
- a CDS encoding sensor histidine kinase has translation MRAVQRWFTDRPYVTDLALGGGLTLLDVVTVLDRSPQPGVLGVALWGAQTVPLLWRRTRPRTVLAAMTCLYVVFQALSPIPGKIPGPFLLMLGVYALARHAPVRASLPGTLLCLACVLTADALTAHWQTPSLGSLEPISATTFVFFFGLAWTLGYGSRRLRAEQELNARQAVLAERARIARDLHDVVAHHVSAIAVQARAAQDVMPDDPSLAAEGVDLIARTADTALVEMRRLLGLLSPRERELVPEPSLGHVDRLVGAAETAGCRVTYESDVRPGSAPLSTGLGVSAYRIVQEALTNVVKHAGGVDVRVSVRGDDSRLVIEVENDPGPAGHRSPAPGSGRGLLGIRERVAAFDGVLEAGPRGDGGWRLRAVLCARAVHPAEAGA, from the coding sequence ATGAGAGCCGTGCAACGTTGGTTCACCGACCGCCCTTACGTGACGGATCTCGCCCTCGGCGGCGGGCTGACGTTGCTGGACGTGGTCACGGTGCTGGACCGCAGCCCACAGCCGGGCGTCCTGGGCGTGGCCCTGTGGGGAGCGCAGACGGTCCCCCTGCTGTGGCGCAGGACCCGTCCGCGCACCGTCCTCGCCGCGATGACCTGCCTCTACGTCGTCTTCCAGGCGCTGAGCCCGATCCCTGGGAAGATCCCGGGCCCGTTCCTGCTCATGCTGGGCGTGTACGCCCTGGCCCGCCACGCGCCTGTCCGCGCGAGCCTGCCAGGCACGCTGCTGTGCCTGGCCTGCGTCCTGACCGCCGACGCCCTCACCGCCCACTGGCAGACACCTAGCCTCGGTTCACTGGAGCCGATCAGCGCGACGACGTTCGTGTTCTTCTTCGGCCTCGCCTGGACCCTCGGTTACGGCAGCCGCCGTCTGAGGGCCGAGCAGGAGCTCAACGCCCGGCAGGCGGTGCTGGCCGAGCGCGCCCGCATCGCCCGCGACCTGCACGATGTCGTCGCCCACCATGTGAGCGCCATCGCGGTTCAGGCGCGGGCGGCGCAGGACGTCATGCCGGACGATCCCAGCCTGGCCGCCGAGGGCGTCGACCTCATCGCGCGGACCGCCGACACCGCGCTGGTGGAGATGCGCCGGCTCCTCGGCCTGCTGTCCCCGCGCGAGCGGGAACTGGTCCCCGAGCCGTCGCTCGGCCACGTCGACCGGCTCGTCGGCGCCGCGGAGACGGCGGGTTGCCGGGTGACGTACGAGTCGGACGTCCGGCCGGGGAGCGCACCGCTGTCGACAGGGCTGGGCGTCTCGGCCTACCGGATCGTCCAGGAGGCGCTGACGAACGTGGTCAAGCACGCGGGCGGTGTCGACGTGCGGGTCTCCGTTCGCGGCGACGACAGCCGTCTCGTGATCGAGGTCGAGAACGATCCGGGACCAGCCGGCCACCGCTCGCCCGCGCCTGGTTCCGGGCGTGGCCTGCTGGGCATCCGCGAACGCGTGGCGGCCTTCGACGGCGTACTGGAGGCAGGGCCGCGCGGGGACGGCGGCTGGCGGCTGCGGGCGGTGCTGTGCGCGAGGGCTGTTCATCCGGCGGAGGCGGGCGCATGA
- a CDS encoding response regulator transcription factor — protein sequence MTVRVLVVDDQEMVRTALRLVIDRREGLTVVGEAADGDQAVARAVELRPDVVLMDVRMPGTTGVEATGRIVREWPGPGPAPHVLVLTTFDLDEYVHAALRAGAAGFLLKNSAPDHLAEAIRATAAGEPVLAPTVTRRLIDTVNALPTALLPTVPPRDQPALTDLLTDRELQVLVLVARGLSNAQIASALDLSEANVKSRVNRILTRLGLGNRVQAALLAHQAGLR from the coding sequence ATGACCGTACGCGTACTGGTCGTGGACGACCAGGAAATGGTCCGGACCGCACTGCGTCTGGTCATCGACCGCCGGGAGGGCCTGACGGTGGTGGGCGAGGCGGCGGACGGGGACCAAGCGGTGGCCCGGGCGGTGGAACTCCGTCCGGACGTGGTGTTGATGGACGTCCGTATGCCCGGCACGACGGGCGTCGAGGCGACCGGGCGCATCGTCCGGGAGTGGCCCGGTCCGGGACCGGCACCGCACGTCCTGGTCCTGACGACGTTCGACCTGGACGAGTACGTCCACGCCGCCCTCCGCGCCGGCGCCGCCGGCTTCCTGCTGAAGAACAGCGCCCCCGACCACCTGGCCGAGGCCATCCGGGCCACGGCGGCGGGAGAACCGGTCCTGGCCCCGACGGTCACCCGCCGCCTCATCGACACGGTCAACGCCCTGCCGACGGCCCTGTTGCCGACGGTTCCCCCACGGGATCAGCCCGCCCTGACCGACCTGCTGACCGACCGCGAACTCCAGGTCCTCGTCCTGGTCGCCCGGGGCCTGTCCAACGCGCAGATAGCTTCGGCCCTGGACCTGTCCGAGGCGAACGTGAAGAGCCGCGTGAACAGGATCCTCACGCGGCTCGGTTTGGGGAACAGGGTCCAGGCGGCGCTGCTGGCGCATCAGGCGGGGCTGCGGTGA
- a CDS encoding DUF397 domain-containing protein: MSATELHWFKSSHSDSSEPGDCVEVATTPTTIHVRDSKTPDTQRLAVAPATWTRFLTYVSE, encoded by the coding sequence ATGAGCGCCACAGAACTGCACTGGTTCAAGAGCAGCCACAGCGACAGCAGCGAACCCGGTGACTGCGTCGAAGTCGCCACCACCCCCACCACCATCCACGTCCGCGACTCCAAGACCCCCGACACGCAGCGCCTCGCGGTCGCTCCGGCCACTTGGACCCGCTTCCTCACGTATGTCTCCGAGTAA
- a CDS encoding helix-turn-helix transcriptional regulator produces the protein MNEGVDEAGWDVEPGDEIAPVVEAVGRLVRLYREAAGMRAAELADVLRYGEDMIRKVERGARIPRPEFLDRADQVLNAQGVLRAFMADMGRARYPKKVRDLAELEGRAVELLMYGNHNLHGLLQTPEYAKALFETRQPALSAGEVEREVAARMARKAVFEREPAPALSFIQEQVTLERPIGGKMVLRRQLEHLLEVGQLRNVSIQVMPTEREDHAGMQGLIQVLKFADGTAIGRSEGAFNGRPVSGPRDLRILELRYGMIRAQALPPRESLAFIEQVLGRL, from the coding sequence GTGAACGAGGGCGTGGATGAGGCCGGTTGGGATGTCGAGCCGGGGGACGAGATCGCGCCGGTCGTCGAGGCTGTGGGTCGACTGGTCCGGCTGTACCGGGAAGCGGCGGGTATGCGGGCCGCCGAACTGGCCGACGTCCTCAGATACGGCGAGGACATGATCCGGAAGGTCGAGCGCGGGGCGCGAATTCCCAGGCCGGAGTTCCTGGACAGGGCGGATCAGGTCTTGAACGCGCAAGGTGTGTTGAGGGCCTTCATGGCGGACATGGGGAGGGCGCGGTACCCGAAGAAGGTCCGGGACCTGGCGGAGCTGGAGGGGCGAGCCGTCGAGCTTCTGATGTACGGCAACCACAACCTCCACGGCCTGCTGCAGACGCCGGAGTACGCCAAGGCACTGTTCGAGACGCGACAACCGGCTCTGTCGGCCGGAGAGGTTGAGCGGGAAGTTGCCGCGCGCATGGCGCGAAAGGCGGTCTTCGAGCGGGAGCCCGCTCCTGCACTCAGCTTCATCCAGGAGCAAGTGACGCTGGAACGCCCCATCGGGGGCAAGATGGTGCTGCGCCGACAGCTCGAACACTTGCTGGAAGTCGGGCAGTTGCGCAACGTGTCGATCCAGGTCATGCCGACCGAGCGTGAGGACCATGCCGGAATGCAGGGTTTGATTCAAGTGCTGAAGTTCGCTGACGGCACGGCGATCGGGCGGTCCGAAGGAGCATTCAACGGCCGCCCGGTCTCAGGCCCGAGGGATCTTCGAATCCTCGAACTACGGTATGGGATGATCCGGGCCCAGGCCCTCCCGCCGAGGGAGTCGCTGGCCTTCATCGAGCAAGTGCTGGGGAGACTATGA
- a CDS encoding ATP-binding protein — MNQETALRNFTVLLSPTPRGARLARLLATEQLRTWGLPSDPAELIVAELAANAATHGRVQGRDFRLTLYVVGDTLRIEVTDTRGDHLPHLTAPSPDADSGRGLLLVDALADRWGVAPGPRPRKTVWAELTAQERDECEINRIVDERTAKPAASIPSRTS; from the coding sequence ATGAATCAGGAAACCGCCCTCCGCAACTTCACGGTCCTCCTCTCCCCCACGCCCCGCGGCGCGCGCCTGGCACGGCTGCTGGCGACGGAACAACTCCGCACGTGGGGCCTGCCGTCGGACCCGGCGGAGCTCATCGTCGCGGAGTTGGCGGCCAACGCGGCGACCCACGGCCGCGTCCAGGGGCGGGACTTCCGCCTGACGCTCTACGTCGTCGGCGACACCCTCCGCATCGAGGTCACGGACACACGAGGTGACCACCTCCCCCACCTCACCGCGCCGTCCCCGGATGCCGACTCCGGACGCGGTCTCCTCCTCGTGGACGCGCTCGCCGACCGCTGGGGCGTGGCCCCGGGCCCGCGCCCGCGCAAAACGGTCTGGGCCGAGTTGACCGCGCAGGAACGGGACGAGTGCGAGATCAACCGGATCGTCGACGAGCGCACGGCGAAACCCGCAGCGAGCATCCCGTCGAGGACGTCATGA
- a CDS encoding MMPL family transporter yields MATFLYKAGRFAFRRRHFVALIWVALLTLAGVGAASAPAAGSTSFSIPGTEAQKAFDLLEQRFPGMSADGATARVVFKAPSGQRMTDAAPKATVGNTVRKLSAGPEVASVADPFKGHAVSKDGKIAYASVKYKVPGMELKDSSREALKTAAQDARNAGLTVEIGGDALQAPAETGATEAIGIAVAAVVLVITFGSLLAAGLPLLTAVIGVGIGVASITALASTLDLGSTTSTLAAMLGLAVGIDYALFIVSRYRGELAEGREREEAAGRAVGTAGSAVVFAGLTVVIALAGLSVVNVPMLTKMGLAAAGTVAVAVLIALTLIPALLGYAGRRIKPAGEKSKLLGGGRAARKQARPNMGTRWASFVVRRPIAILLLGVVGLGAVAVPAASLQLGLPDDGSQPTSTTQRRAYDLLSEGFGPGFNGPLMVVTDVKGSAEPKAAVTRVSDEIKGLKDVVTVAPAMFNKAGDTATITVIPKSKPSSVTTEDLVHAIRGKGAGIKADTGANVLVTGTTAMNIDTSQKMNDALIPYLALVVGLAFLLLIVVFRSILVPLKAALGFLLSVLASLGAVVAVFQWGWLSGLLGVEQTGPVMSMTPIFMVGIVFGLAMDYEVFLVTRVREAYVHGEEPSQAVVTGFRHGARVVTAAAVIMIAVFSGFIGSSESMVKMIGFGLAAAVFFDAFVVRMALVPAVLALLGKRAWWLPKWLDRALPNVDVEGEGLRTEPKDADDDKDEDRELVPA; encoded by the coding sequence GTGGCCACGTTTCTCTACAAAGCCGGCCGATTCGCCTTCCGGCGACGGCACTTCGTCGCCCTCATATGGGTGGCGCTGCTGACCCTCGCCGGCGTCGGCGCCGCGTCCGCGCCCGCCGCGGGCAGCACCTCCTTCTCGATCCCCGGCACCGAGGCGCAGAAGGCCTTCGACCTGCTGGAGCAGCGCTTCCCCGGCATGAGCGCCGACGGAGCGACCGCCCGTGTCGTCTTCAAGGCGCCGAGCGGCCAGAGGATGACCGACGCCGCGCCGAAGGCCACCGTCGGGAACACGGTGCGGAAACTGTCCGCCGGCCCCGAAGTCGCCTCCGTCGCCGACCCGTTCAAGGGCCACGCGGTGAGCAAGGACGGGAAGATCGCGTACGCCTCCGTCAAGTACAAGGTGCCCGGCATGGAGTTGAAGGACTCCTCGCGCGAGGCACTCAAGACGGCCGCGCAGGACGCGCGGAACGCGGGCCTGACCGTCGAGATCGGCGGCGACGCGCTGCAGGCTCCGGCGGAGACGGGCGCCACGGAGGCCATCGGTATCGCCGTCGCGGCGGTGGTGCTGGTCATCACCTTCGGTTCGCTGCTCGCGGCAGGGCTGCCGCTGCTGACGGCCGTCATCGGCGTCGGTATCGGCGTGGCCTCGATCACGGCTCTGGCGAGCACTCTGGACCTGGGCTCCACCACCTCCACGCTGGCCGCGATGCTCGGCCTGGCGGTCGGCATCGACTACGCGCTGTTCATCGTCTCCCGCTACCGCGGTGAGCTCGCCGAGGGCCGCGAGCGCGAGGAAGCGGCCGGGCGGGCCGTCGGTACGGCGGGTTCGGCGGTGGTCTTCGCGGGCCTCACGGTCGTGATCGCGCTGGCGGGCCTGTCGGTCGTCAACGTCCCGATGCTGACCAAGATGGGCTTGGCGGCGGCGGGCACGGTGGCCGTCGCGGTCCTGATCGCGCTCACCCTGATCCCCGCCCTGCTGGGTTACGCGGGCCGCCGGATCAAGCCGGCGGGCGAGAAGAGCAAGCTGTTGGGCGGCGGGCGCGCGGCCAGGAAGCAGGCACGCCCGAACATGGGCACGCGCTGGGCGAGCTTCGTCGTGCGCCGTCCGATCGCGATCCTGCTGCTCGGCGTGGTCGGACTGGGCGCGGTGGCCGTCCCGGCGGCCTCGCTGCAACTGGGCCTGCCCGACGACGGCTCCCAGCCGACGTCGACGACGCAGCGCCGTGCCTACGACCTGCTGTCCGAGGGCTTCGGGCCCGGCTTCAACGGCCCGCTCATGGTGGTGACCGACGTGAAGGGCAGCGCCGAGCCCAAGGCCGCCGTCACCAGGGTGTCCGACGAGATCAAGGGTCTCAAGGACGTCGTGACCGTGGCGCCGGCGATGTTCAACAAGGCCGGCGACACGGCGACGATCACGGTGATCCCGAAGTCCAAGCCGTCCTCGGTCACGACCGAGGACCTGGTGCACGCCATCCGCGGCAAGGGCGCGGGCATCAAGGCGGACACGGGCGCGAACGTCCTGGTCACGGGCACGACGGCGATGAACATCGACACCTCGCAGAAGATGAACGACGCCCTGATCCCGTACCTGGCCCTGGTGGTGGGCCTGGCGTTCCTGCTGCTGATCGTGGTCTTCCGCTCGATCCTGGTCCCGCTGAAGGCGGCCCTCGGCTTCCTGCTGAGTGTGCTGGCGTCACTGGGCGCCGTGGTGGCGGTCTTCCAGTGGGGCTGGCTGTCCGGACTGCTCGGCGTCGAGCAGACCGGCCCGGTGATGTCCATGACGCCGATCTTCATGGTGGGCATCGTCTTCGGCCTGGCGATGGACTACGAGGTGTTCCTCGTGACCCGGGTGCGTGAGGCGTACGTCCACGGCGAGGAGCCGAGCCAGGCGGTGGTGACGGGCTTCAGGCACGGCGCGAGGGTGGTGACGGCGGCGGCGGTCATCATGATCGCGGTGTTCTCCGGCTTCATCGGCTCCAGCGAGTCGATGGTGAAGATGATCGGCTTCGGCCTGGCGGCCGCGGTCTTCTTCGACGCCTTCGTGGTCCGGATGGCACTGGTCCCGGCCGTCCTCGCCCTGCTGGGCAAGCGGGCCTGGTGGCTGCCGAAGTGGCTGGACCGTGCACTGCCCAACGTGGACGTCGAGGGCGAGGGCCTGCGCACGGAGCCGAAGGACGCCGACGACGACAAGGACGAGGACAGGGAGCTGGTACCCGCCTGA
- a CDS encoding TetR/AcrR family transcriptional regulator: MTEVAAPRRSRITPEREAELYEAVLDLLREVGYDALTMDAVAARTKSSKATLYRQWGGKAQLVVKALRHGKPGHVDEIDTGSLRGDLHALVAMEDDCTMEQNSALMRGVAMAMHHNEDLRQAFREQIIDPDMGGFQQVVQRAVDRGEVRPDCPALGFLLHMMAGGFAVRALLDDRPPTQAFLTSYIDAVVLPALGVSTH; this comes from the coding sequence ATGACCGAGGTCGCGGCCCCGCGTCGCAGTCGCATCACGCCCGAGCGCGAGGCCGAGTTGTACGAGGCCGTGCTCGACCTGCTCCGGGAAGTCGGCTACGACGCCCTCACCATGGACGCCGTGGCCGCCCGCACCAAGTCCAGCAAGGCGACGCTCTACCGCCAGTGGGGCGGCAAGGCCCAGCTGGTCGTCAAGGCGCTTCGCCACGGCAAGCCGGGCCACGTCGACGAGATCGACACCGGCTCCCTGCGCGGCGACCTGCACGCCCTCGTGGCGATGGAGGACGACTGCACCATGGAGCAGAACTCCGCGCTCATGCGGGGCGTCGCCATGGCAATGCACCACAACGAGGATCTGCGCCAGGCGTTCCGGGAGCAGATCATCGACCCCGACATGGGCGGGTTCCAGCAGGTCGTCCAGCGCGCCGTCGACCGGGGCGAGGTCCGCCCGGACTGCCCGGCGCTCGGCTTCCTGCTGCACATGATGGCGGGCGGCTTCGCCGTCCGGGCCCTGCTCGACGACCGGCCGCCCACCCAGGCGTTCCTCACCTCGTACATCGACGCCGTGGTCCTCCCCGCCCTCGGCGTCTCCACCCACTGA